The following are from one region of the Anaeropeptidivorans aminofermentans genome:
- a CDS encoding response regulator transcription factor — translation MNEYNILVADDDKEIRNALDIYLTNEGMNVFLAADGAEALEILEKTDVHLIIMDIMMPKMDGIQATLKIRQDKDIPIIILSAKSEDRDVILGLNIGADDYMTKPFNFLELIARVKSNLRRYTKYENYQKNKEDDGVLSIRGLVLNKKTNEVFVNGTQVHLTPIEFKILQLLMENKNITFSIEEIYEKVWKEPFYNSENTVAVHIRRIREKIEVNPKEPMYLKVVWGVGYKIEK, via the coding sequence ATGAACGAATATAATATTTTAGTAGCAGATGACGATAAGGAAATTAGAAACGCGCTTGACATTTATCTTACAAACGAAGGCATGAATGTATTTCTTGCGGCAGACGGGGCAGAGGCCCTTGAAATTCTTGAAAAAACAGACGTCCACCTAATTATCATGGATATCATGATGCCTAAAATGGACGGAATTCAAGCAACTTTAAAAATACGGCAGGATAAGGATATCCCCATCATCATATTATCTGCAAAAAGCGAAGACAGAGACGTTATCTTGGGCCTTAATATCGGTGCCGACGATTATATGACAAAACCTTTTAATTTTCTTGAGCTTATTGCAAGGGTAAAAAGCAATTTAAGGCGCTATACAAAATATGAAAATTACCAAAAAAACAAGGAAGATGACGGCGTTCTATCCATAAGGGGCCTTGTGCTTAACAAAAAGACAAATGAAGTCTTTGTAAACGGCACTCAGGTTCACCTCACGCCGATAGAATTTAAAATCCTTCAGCTTCTTATGGAAAATAAGAATATTACCTTTTCCATAGAAGAAATCTATGAAAAAGTATGGAAAGAGCCTTTTTACAACAGTGAAAACACCGTAGCCGTACACATCAGAAGAATAAGGGAAAAAATAGAGGTAAACCCTAAGGAGCCTATGTACCTTAAGGTCGTATGGGGGGTAGGATATAAAATTGAAAAATAG
- the nusG gene encoding transcription termination/antitermination protein NusG, which translates to MSNEARWYVVHTYSGYENKVKANIEKIVENRNMQDQILEVQVPTQEQIEIKNGQKKSVQRKVFPGYVLLKMIMNDETWYIVRNTRGVTSFVGPGSKPVPLTEEEIGTMGIELSAETIDANLGDSVRVTFGPFEDSIGTVKEINFNKRTVTVTLSVFGRETPVELDFNQIQNLI; encoded by the coding sequence ATGTCTAATGAAGCCCGGTGGTATGTTGTTCATACCTATTCAGGATACGAAAACAAGGTAAAGGCGAATATTGAAAAAATCGTTGAAAACCGAAATATGCAGGACCAGATTTTAGAGGTTCAGGTTCCCACTCAGGAGCAGATAGAAATTAAAAACGGCCAGAAGAAAAGCGTTCAAAGGAAGGTTTTTCCGGGCTACGTGCTTCTTAAGATGATTATGAACGACGAAACCTGGTACATCGTAAGAAATACAAGAGGCGTTACAAGTTTTGTAGGCCCCGGCTCAAAGCCCGTTCCTCTTACAGAAGAGGAAATAGGAACCATGGGCATAGAGCTTTCTGCGGAAACCATAGACGCTAATCTTGGGGACAGCGTAAGAGTTACCTTTGGTCCCTTTGAAGATTCTATCGGTACTGTAAAAGAAATCAATTTCAACAAAAGAACCGTTACCGTTACTCTTTCCGTATTCGGAAGGGAAACGCCGGTGGAACTTGATTTCAATCAGATTCAAAATCTCATATAG
- a CDS encoding aspartate kinase: MLIVQKFGGSSVANVERVMNVANRIVDTYKAGNSVVVVLSAQGDTTDELIEKAKELNKNPSRREMDMLLATGEQQSVALMAMAIHSLGYPAVSLNANQVGVLTSSNHQNARIKRINTERINSELDKNNIVIIAGFQGYNRYNDLTTLGRGGSDTTAVALAASLNADLCEIYTDVDGVYTADPRVVKGAVKLEEISYDEMLELASLGAKVLHNRSVELAKKYNVKLVVRSSMTKEEGTLVKEETKMEKMFVSGLAVDDNVARISLIGIEDSPGKAFKIFSLLAKNDIMVDIILQSLAKNNTIDISFTVTKDEAQETVKILNENKERINFNSISYDDDIAKLSIVGAGMATNPGVASVMFEALYDVGVNIHLISTSEIKITVLIDKDDANKAANSVHDKFFSQFLLSK, from the coding sequence ATGCTTATTGTTCAGAAATTTGGCGGGAGCTCCGTGGCGAATGTGGAGCGGGTTATGAATGTTGCGAATAGGATTGTTGACACTTATAAAGCAGGCAATTCTGTTGTAGTAGTGCTTAGCGCCCAAGGCGACACTACAGACGAGCTTATTGAAAAGGCAAAAGAATTAAATAAAAATCCTTCAAGGCGTGAGATGGATATGCTTTTAGCTACCGGCGAGCAGCAGTCGGTTGCGCTTATGGCTATGGCCATACATTCTCTTGGCTATCCGGCAGTTTCTTTAAACGCAAATCAGGTTGGAGTGCTTACGTCTTCCAACCATCAAAATGCCCGAATAAAAAGAATCAATACCGAAAGAATAAATTCGGAGCTTGATAAAAATAATATTGTTATTATAGCCGGGTTTCAAGGCTATAACAGGTATAACGACCTTACGACTTTAGGCAGAGGCGGCTCCGATACGACGGCGGTTGCCCTTGCCGCGAGCCTTAACGCGGATTTATGCGAAATATATACAGACGTTGACGGTGTTTATACAGCCGATCCCAGAGTTGTGAAAGGGGCTGTTAAGCTTGAAGAAATAAGCTATGACGAAATGCTTGAGCTTGCTTCTTTGGGTGCAAAGGTTCTTCATAACAGGTCTGTTGAGCTTGCTAAGAAATATAATGTTAAGCTTGTGGTTCGCTCAAGCATGACAAAAGAAGAGGGTACTTTAGTTAAGGAGGAAACAAAAATGGAAAAAATGTTTGTAAGCGGCCTTGCCGTAGACGACAATGTGGCAAGAATATCCCTTATTGGTATAGAAGACTCGCCTGGAAAGGCTTTTAAAATATTTTCTTTGCTTGCGAAAAACGATATTATGGTAGATATCATTCTTCAGTCTCTTGCAAAGAATAACACAATTGATATTTCCTTTACCGTAACTAAAGATGAGGCGCAGGAAACTGTAAAAATCCTTAATGAGAATAAAGAACGTATTAATTTCAACTCTATCAGCTATGACGACGATATAGCCAAGCTCTCTATCGTAGGCGCAGGAATGGCGACGAATCCGGGGGTTGCTTCCGTGATGTTTGAAGCCCTTTACGATGTGGGGGTAAATATACACCTTATTTCAACTTCTGAAATAAAGATAACCGTTCTTATTGATAAAGATGATGCAAATAAAGCGGCAAATTCCGTTCATGATAAATTTTTCAGCCAGTTTTTGCTGAGTAAATAA
- a CDS encoding GrpB family protein, with amino-acid sequence MHIEIVDYSENWRILYEKEALFIGNILKDEIISIFHIGSTSVSGLKAKPIIDIMPVVSDIEKIDALNPYFEAIGYEPMGEFGIERRRYFRKGKEKQAFHVHIFQYDNLYEIERHLAFRDYLRNFPDARQAYGSLKAELAKKYPNDIDAYCDGKDSLVKEIEARAIKWKWQNRN; translated from the coding sequence ATGCATATAGAAATTGTTGATTATAGTGAAAACTGGCGGATTTTATATGAGAAGGAAGCCTTATTCATAGGCAATATCCTTAAGGACGAGATTATAAGCATCTTTCATATTGGAAGCACCTCCGTAAGCGGCCTTAAGGCAAAGCCCATTATAGACATTATGCCTGTGGTTTCCGATATCGAAAAAATAGATGCGTTGAACCCTTACTTTGAAGCAATAGGCTATGAGCCTATGGGAGAATTCGGCATAGAGCGCCGCAGATATTTCCGAAAGGGAAAAGAAAAGCAAGCCTTCCACGTCCATATCTTTCAATATGATAATTTATATGAAATTGAGCGGCATCTTGCTTTCAGGGATTATTTAAGAAATTTCCCTGATGCAAGACAAGCTTACGGAAGCCTTAAAGCGGAGCTTGCAAAAAAATACCCAAATGACATCGACGCTTACTGCGACGGAAAAGACAGCCTTGTAAAAGAAATCGAAGCAAGGGCTATAAAATGGAAATGGCAGAACAGAAATTAA
- the rplK gene encoding 50S ribosomal protein L11: MAKKVTGYIKLQIQAGKATPAPPVGPALGQHGVNIMGFCKEFNERTQSQVGLIIPVVITVYQDKSFTFITKTPPAAVLLKKACKIESGSGVPNKTKVAKINREELRKIAEQKMPDLNAANVDSAMSMIAGTARSMGIVVED; the protein is encoded by the coding sequence ATGGCAAAGAAAGTTACAGGTTATATCAAATTGCAAATTCAGGCTGGTAAAGCCACCCCAGCACCGCCGGTAGGACCCGCTTTAGGTCAGCACGGCGTTAACATTATGGGCTTTTGCAAGGAATTTAATGAAAGAACACAATCACAGGTAGGTTTAATCATCCCTGTTGTTATCACTGTTTATCAGGACAAGTCTTTTACATTCATCACAAAGACTCCTCCTGCTGCCGTTCTTTTAAAGAAGGCCTGCAAGATCGAATCCGGTTCAGGGGTTCCCAACAAAACAAAAGTTGCTAAGATCAATCGTGAAGAGCTTCGCAAAATCGCAGAGCAGAAAATGCCCGACTTAAACGCAGCAAACGTTGATTCGGCCATGAGCATGATTGCAGGTACTGCCCGCAGCATGGGTATCGTAGTTGAAGACTAA
- the rplA gene encoding 50S ribosomal protein L1, with protein MKRGKKYIEKEKLVDRSSLYDIKEGIELVQKLSYAKFDETVEAHIKLGVDSRHADQQVRGAVVLPHGTGKKVRVLVFAKGDKAAEAEAAGADFVGAEELVSRIQNDNWFDYDVVVATPDMMGVVGRLGRVLGPKGLMPNPKAGTVSMDVKKAVEDIKAGKIEYRLDKTNIIHVPIGKVSFGTEKLKENFDTLMGAVVKAKPAASKGTYLRSVVVTTTMGPGVKLNASKIVG; from the coding sequence ATGAAAAGAGGAAAGAAATATATAGAAAAAGAAAAGCTTGTAGACCGCTCAAGCCTTTATGACATAAAAGAAGGCATCGAGCTTGTTCAGAAGCTTTCCTATGCTAAATTTGACGAAACAGTTGAAGCTCATATTAAATTGGGCGTTGACTCCCGCCATGCAGACCAGCAGGTTAGAGGTGCAGTTGTTCTTCCCCATGGTACAGGTAAAAAGGTAAGAGTTCTTGTTTTTGCCAAAGGCGATAAAGCCGCCGAAGCGGAAGCCGCCGGCGCAGACTTTGTAGGCGCTGAGGAGCTTGTTTCAAGAATTCAAAACGACAACTGGTTTGACTACGACGTAGTAGTTGCAACCCCGGATATGATGGGTGTTGTTGGCCGTTTAGGTAGAGTATTGGGTCCAAAAGGCCTTATGCCAAACCCAAAAGCCGGAACCGTTTCTATGGATGTTAAGAAGGCTGTTGAAGATATTAAAGCCGGTAAAATCGAATACCGTCTCGATAAAACAAACATTATCCACGTTCCCATTGGAAAGGTTTCCTTCGGAACTGAGAAGCTGAAAGAAAACTTTGACACGCTGATGGGTGCTGTTGTTAAGGCGAAGCCTGCCGCTTCCAAGGGAACTTACTTAAGAAGCGTTGTTGTAACTACAACTATGGGCCCAGGAGTTAAATTAAACGCTTCAAAAATCGTAGGTTAA
- the rplJ gene encoding 50S ribosomal protein L10: MPKIEKKQVVINEIKEKLDKAASIVLVDGRGLSVEQDTVLRKKLREGGVDYKVYKNSMINFAIENTEFSGIAPYLKGPTTVAFSYGDATAAARIISKELKGMPKLEFKAGVVEGVVYDAAGVDAIAKIPSREELLSKLLGSFQAPMASFARVVNAIAEKGTEGAEAPVEA; this comes from the coding sequence ATGCCAAAGATTGAAAAAAAGCAGGTCGTTATTAACGAAATTAAAGAAAAGCTTGACAAAGCTGCTTCTATAGTTTTAGTAGACGGAAGAGGTCTTAGCGTTGAGCAGGATACGGTTTTACGTAAAAAGCTCAGAGAGGGCGGAGTTGATTATAAAGTTTATAAAAACTCCATGATTAACTTTGCTATTGAAAATACAGAGTTCTCTGGAATCGCTCCTTATCTTAAAGGGCCAACTACAGTTGCTTTTTCTTATGGTGACGCTACCGCAGCGGCAAGAATTATCTCTAAAGAGCTTAAGGGTATGCCTAAGCTTGAGTTTAAAGCCGGTGTTGTAGAAGGCGTTGTTTATGATGCAGCAGGTGTTGACGCAATAGCGAAGATACCTTCAAGAGAAGAGCTTTTATCAAAATTGCTTGGTTCCTTCCAGGCGCCTATGGCTTCTTTTGCAAGAGTAGTAAACGCGATTGCAGAAAAAGGCACAGAGGGAGCAGAGGCTCCGGTAGAAGCATAA
- the rpmG gene encoding 50S ribosomal protein L33, giving the protein MRANITLACTECKQRNYNTSKEKKNHPDRLETKKFCKFCNAHTLHRETK; this is encoded by the coding sequence ATGAGAGCCAATATTACATTAGCATGCACAGAATGCAAGCAGAGAAACTACAACACTTCAAAGGAAAAGAAAAATCATCCTGACAGATTAGAAACTAAGAAATTCTGCAAATTCTGCAATGCTCACACTCTTCACAGAGAAACCAAGTAA
- a CDS encoding bacteriohemerythrin, with protein sequence MPWTPNLSVGVEIIDDQHKVWFEKAEKLFEAGRNRQASEYIGELLDFLEDYTKKHFADEEKYMLSIHYPGYAEQKKAHTDFMGQLTKLRNDYNASGGNLLVIMDANQLVIGWLTKHISSMDKKIGEYAKSKN encoded by the coding sequence ATGCCCTGGACACCCAATCTTTCCGTAGGCGTAGAGATTATTGACGATCAGCATAAAGTATGGTTTGAAAAGGCCGAAAAGCTTTTTGAGGCAGGAAGAAACAGACAAGCCAGCGAATACATCGGCGAACTTCTTGATTTCCTTGAGGATTACACCAAAAAGCATTTTGCAGACGAAGAAAAATACATGTTAAGCATTCATTATCCCGGGTATGCGGAACAGAAAAAGGCCCATACCGATTTCATGGGACAGCTTACAAAACTTAGAAACGACTACAATGCATCCGGCGGAAACCTTCTTGTAATCATGGACGCAAATCAATTGGTAATCGGCTGGCTTACAAAGCATATTTCATCCATGGATAAAAAAATAGGAGAATATGCAAAAAGCAAAAACTAA
- a CDS encoding GNAT family N-acetyltransferase: protein MNIKIIEAYTHMEDIKILFNEYVSSLGVDLTFQNYAEELSALPGKYAKPLGRLYIAYAEDFPAGCIALRPFDEKRCEMKRLYVRSQFRSLKIGKMLSEKIILEAREIGYDSLLLDTLSSMEKAFALYKRLGFKEIEPYYANPLAGTHFLCLKL, encoded by the coding sequence ATGAATATTAAAATAATAGAAGCCTATACTCATATGGAAGATATTAAAATACTTTTTAATGAATACGTATCTTCTTTAGGGGTCGATTTGACCTTTCAAAATTACGCAGAAGAGCTTTCAGCCTTACCGGGAAAATATGCGAAGCCCCTTGGCAGGCTCTATATTGCCTATGCGGAAGATTTTCCTGCCGGCTGTATTGCGCTTCGTCCCTTTGACGAAAAAAGATGCGAAATGAAAAGGCTTTACGTCCGAAGCCAATTCCGCAGCTTAAAAATAGGAAAAATGCTCTCGGAAAAGATTATTCTCGAAGCAAGGGAAATAGGCTATGATTCTCTTTTGCTGGATACTCTTTCTTCTATGGAAAAGGCCTTCGCGCTTTACAAACGCCTCGGCTTTAAAGAAATTGAACCATATTATGCCAATCCTCTTGCAGGCACTCATTTCCTTTGTCTAAAGCTGTAG
- a CDS encoding homoserine dehydrogenase, which yields MVNIAVLGNGTVGSGVVEVMSNYVSNISEKAGEKIKVKYILERPDYPEALKKENMVFDFNTILEDDEVEIVVEVIGGLSPAYEFVKKSLQKGKSVVTSNKALVAEYGKELMDIAADKNVNFLIGASVGGGIPVLRPMNVSLTADIIKGIDGILNGTTNFILTQMYENDMSFEEALKLAQNNGYAELNPEADVEGHDTTRKIAILLSLATGKRADYKKISCEGITKITKEHMEKAKALNCDIKLLAFSRVCDDGAYAFVSPVLVSKEHPLNNVRDVFNAVLIHGEITGDVMFYGQGAGKLPTASAVIADIIDCVKNKGRAILKPWADEELKIKDNGDLILKEFIAFDKDAKDIAEKYFKNIEFISGAGENTAFIIESMARKDIDSALSSILSENVKITERLPLI from the coding sequence ATGGTTAATATTGCTGTTTTGGGTAACGGTACTGTAGGTTCGGGAGTGGTTGAAGTCATGTCTAACTATGTAAGCAATATTTCCGAAAAGGCCGGTGAAAAGATCAAAGTAAAATATATACTTGAAAGGCCCGATTATCCCGAGGCTTTGAAAAAAGAAAATATGGTATTTGACTTTAACACTATTTTGGAAGATGACGAGGTTGAAATCGTTGTAGAGGTCATAGGCGGCTTAAGCCCTGCCTATGAATTTGTAAAAAAATCTCTTCAAAAAGGAAAATCCGTAGTTACAAGCAATAAAGCCCTTGTTGCCGAATACGGCAAAGAGCTTATGGATATTGCCGCCGATAAAAATGTCAATTTTCTCATCGGTGCAAGCGTAGGCGGCGGTATTCCCGTATTAAGACCGATGAATGTGTCTCTTACGGCAGATATCATAAAAGGAATAGACGGTATCCTTAACGGAACGACGAATTTTATACTTACGCAAATGTATGAAAACGATATGAGCTTTGAAGAAGCCCTGAAACTTGCCCAGAATAACGGCTATGCAGAGCTGAATCCGGAAGCCGATGTGGAAGGCCATGATACGACAAGAAAAATTGCCATTCTTCTTTCTCTGGCAACAGGTAAAAGAGCAGATTATAAGAAAATAAGCTGCGAAGGCATAACGAAAATTACAAAAGAACATATGGAAAAGGCAAAGGCGCTGAACTGTGACATAAAGCTTCTGGCTTTTTCAAGAGTGTGTGACGACGGTGCATACGCCTTCGTGTCTCCCGTATTGGTTTCAAAGGAGCACCCTTTAAATAATGTAAGAGACGTATTTAATGCAGTTTTAATCCACGGAGAAATTACAGGTGATGTTATGTTTTACGGCCAGGGGGCAGGGAAGCTCCCTACGGCAAGTGCGGTTATTGCAGATATTATAGACTGCGTTAAGAATAAGGGCAGGGCTATTTTAAAGCCTTGGGCAGATGAAGAGCTTAAGATAAAGGACAATGGCGATTTAATCCTTAAGGAATTCATCGCCTTCGATAAAGATGCAAAAGATATTGCAGAGAAGTATTTTAAAAATATAGAATTTATTTCAGGTGCCGGAGAAAATACAGCCTTTATCATAGAAAGTATGGCAAGAAAGGATATTGACAGTGCCCTTTCTTCTATCTTATCCGAGAATGTAAAAATCACCGAAAGACTTCCTTTGATTTGA
- a CDS encoding sensor histidine kinase, with translation MKNSSLLKDGMILSKKYGISMLILIFSSVLFYISLVSIDGYIEKYKYFKNDYNSRIIFENALRSDYVVNENITRYAKNLNRFFIYYRNFLTLPEDKKVTEMDIAEDTAKLQQNLYASQQRAIDLYNETAFNSESTKEDIAVAEEQLRNSFEKLIENYRDEVNNIKKSILKEKNENYTIIYNYLEQTDEFVYYINDSVLNRTFKNIAGVDNIEYYMQNEAYLNINLSEISETFNGVNLNTSFELNGITGYIIIPKEQPLQSILGPSIESAIRYRNSEIERYRNLLIKYIILALAAAGAIISLIFEAYRSSGSSVKEGFCLFFRPYLKIPAFLKLFLIVWAGSNIFRYTAGNISALNMNGYGGTDLVFDSAMLFIYIIAIIFSFAYAVYILKDIRRLKNEFEYKSILKIGENLKIIRAFSPFFLTFLWVLMLFVIIIILIFTIMLVGTAGLYIETAFFVIVALFVCAVIFITMDIISSFSKLGYYINIISGGKKIEVPRETGLFATPVNMLNELSEGLYRSLDETLKSERTTTELITNVSHDLKTPLTSIINYVDLLSRLNGLGPEARSYVEVLKQKSYRLKILIDDLFEASKLSSQSVELDLEPVDVIQLYEQSQGELNEKIEESGLDFRLSTTSEKIMLWLDGKKMWRVFENLINNIINYSPKGSRVYVSFIDHDRYAEIILKNVSNHELDFDASELFERFKRGDSSRTTEGSGLGLSIAKNIIDLHGGKMDISIDGDLFKVILILYK, from the coding sequence TTGAAAAATAGCAGCTTATTAAAAGACGGCATGATTCTTTCCAAAAAATACGGAATCTCTATGCTTATTCTTATTTTTTCGTCTGTGCTTTTTTATATCAGCCTCGTAAGCATAGACGGCTATATAGAAAAATATAAATATTTTAAAAATGATTACAATTCCAGGATTATTTTTGAAAACGCCCTCCGCTCCGATTATGTAGTAAATGAAAATATCACGAGATACGCTAAAAACTTAAACAGGTTTTTTATTTATTACAGAAATTTTCTTACGCTGCCGGAGGATAAAAAGGTTACGGAAATGGATATTGCCGAGGACACGGCAAAGCTCCAGCAGAATTTGTATGCCTCTCAGCAAAGGGCCATAGACCTTTATAACGAAACGGCTTTTAACAGCGAAAGCACAAAAGAAGATATTGCCGTAGCCGAAGAACAGCTCCGGAATTCCTTTGAAAAGCTTATAGAAAATTACAGAGACGAAGTCAATAATATTAAAAAATCCATATTAAAAGAAAAGAATGAAAATTACACCATTATTTATAACTATCTTGAGCAGACAGACGAATTCGTCTATTACATCAACGACTCCGTCCTGAACCGTACATTTAAAAACATAGCCGGCGTAGATAATATTGAGTATTATATGCAAAACGAGGCCTATCTCAATATTAACCTCTCGGAAATATCCGAAACCTTTAACGGCGTAAATTTAAACACAAGCTTTGAGCTTAACGGAATAACCGGATATATTATAATACCCAAGGAGCAGCCTCTTCAAAGCATCCTTGGCCCTTCCATAGAATCGGCAATCCGTTACAGAAACAGCGAAATTGAAAGATACAGGAATTTGCTCATTAAATATATTATTTTAGCTCTTGCAGCGGCAGGGGCAATTATAAGCCTTATTTTTGAGGCCTACAGAAGCTCCGGTTCCTCTGTAAAAGAGGGCTTTTGTCTGTTTTTCAGGCCTTATCTTAAAATTCCTGCTTTTCTAAAGCTTTTTCTCATCGTTTGGGCAGGAAGCAATATATTCCGCTATACTGCAGGAAATATAAGCGCTCTGAACATGAATGGCTACGGCGGAACAGACCTTGTTTTTGATTCCGCCATGCTTTTTATTTACATCATTGCAATTATTTTTTCTTTTGCATACGCTGTTTATATTTTAAAGGATATACGGCGGCTTAAAAATGAATTTGAGTATAAGTCCATCTTAAAAATAGGAGAAAATCTTAAAATCATTAGGGCCTTTAGCCCGTTTTTCCTAACCTTCTTATGGGTGCTTATGCTTTTTGTTATTATAATTATTTTAATCTTTACTATAATGCTTGTAGGAACTGCAGGGCTTTATATAGAAACGGCATTTTTTGTCATCGTAGCCCTTTTCGTATGCGCCGTTATATTTATAACCATGGATATCATCTCCAGCTTTTCAAAGCTTGGATACTATATAAATATCATTTCAGGGGGCAAGAAAATAGAGGTTCCGAGAGAAACAGGGCTTTTTGCCACCCCTGTAAATATGCTGAACGAGCTTAGCGAAGGCCTTTACCGCTCCCTTGATGAGACCCTTAAAAGCGAGCGTACCACGACAGAGCTTATTACAAACGTATCCCACGACTTAAAAACCCCCCTCACCTCTATTATAAATTATGTCGATCTGCTTTCAAGGCTGAACGGCTTAGGCCCCGAAGCAAGAAGCTATGTAGAGGTCCTGAAGCAAAAATCCTATCGGCTTAAAATATTAATCGACGACCTTTTTGAAGCCTCAAAATTAAGCAGCCAGTCTGTAGAGCTTGATTTAGAGCCGGTAGACGTAATACAGCTTTATGAACAGTCTCAAGGGGAGTTAAATGAAAAAATAGAAGAATCCGGCCTTGACTTCCGTTTAAGCACTACCTCAGAAAAAATAATGCTGTGGCTTGACGGCAAAAAAATGTGGCGGGTATTTGAAAACCTCATTAATAATATTATTAATTATTCTCCCAAAGGCTCCCGGGTGTATGTTTCTTTCATAGACCACGACCGATACGCTGAAATAATCCTTAAAAACGTATCAAACCATGAACTTGATTTCGATGCCTCGGAGCTTTTTGAAAGGTTCAAAAGAGGGGACTCTTCAAGAACCACCGAAGGAAGCGGCCTGGGCCTTTCCATCGCCAAAAATATCATAGACCTCCACGGGGGAAAAATGGATATTTCCATAGATGGAGACTTGTTCAAGGTGATTCTTATTCTTTATAAATAA
- the secE gene encoding preprotein translocase subunit SecE translates to MDKDNKKQDAKPVEASKGLSDKINEYKGEFKRIVWPTRAELKKNTITVIITCILFGVLIFCMDFVFNTGMDLFAKLVS, encoded by the coding sequence TTGGATAAGGATAATAAAAAGCAGGATGCTAAGCCTGTTGAAGCCAGTAAAGGCCTTTCCGACAAGATAAACGAATACAAAGGCGAATTTAAGAGAATAGTTTGGCCTACAAGGGCCGAGCTTAAGAAGAATACGATTACTGTCATTATTACATGTATATTGTTTGGGGTTCTCATTTTCTGTATGGATTTTGTGTTTAATACAGGGATGGACCTTTTTGCAAAGCTTGTAAGCTGA